The Hyperthermus butylicus DSM 5456 genome includes a region encoding these proteins:
- a CDS encoding type II/IV secretion system ATPase subunit has protein sequence MRRISRETATSIDPILADMIKPVICDARFEKIINEYDVHGAVRVVIGIKSGNVEYCVSEPPLTIEPDTSFPSTLKTIVALLEAIIAEGLDGLPTSFDELKELTEKYGINYEEVRANYIAMSYYVRKGLSGYGPLYPLILDSNIEEIAVNAPDKPVAIVHRDLPIGWINTNIRLSSSVLDSLVIQLARLAERDVSFAHPYLEALIPGGHRVAATFSREISRHGSSIVIRKHREEPIPLPHLVRTRFLSPLAAAYLWYLLLHKPAILVIGPTASGKTTLLQALLLLIPPYYRVVTIEDTPELNLAHHPHWDSLVTRYAYSSLEGEDIDMYKLSKFALRRRPDYFVIGEIRGEEARVFIHAAGSGHAALSTFHADTVESAIYRLRARPISIDDGFLQLLWNIVVVHRVRLPSGVEARRVVEIVEIKPAASGIEIEKLFTWNSSSDTHSPESLDELLARSYRLKLIAKTRGLSLDSLAAELEELVKLIESCYTCSFSEFLTTYTSTIVRRC, from the coding sequence TTGAGGAGGATTAGCAGAGAAACTGCAACCAGTATTGACCCCATTCTAGCTGATATGATAAAGCCTGTGATCTGTGATGCAAGGTTTGAGAAGATTATTAATGAATACGACGTGCACGGAGCTGTAAGAGTTGTTATAGGAATTAAGTCGGGGAATGTTGAATACTGCGTTTCAGAGCCACCACTCACCATTGAGCCAGATACATCTTTTCCATCGACCCTCAAGACTATTGTTGCGTTATTGGAGGCTATAATAGCTGAAGGCCTTGACGGTCTACCTACAAGCTTTGATGAGTTAAAGGAGCTTACCGAAAAATACGGTATAAACTATGAAGAAGTTAGAGCTAACTACATCGCAATGAGCTACTATGTGCGTAAAGGTCTTAGCGGCTATGGTCCACTATACCCTCTCATACTCGATAGTAATATAGAGGAGATAGCTGTTAATGCACCGGATAAACCCGTAGCAATAGTTCATCGGGATCTACCTATAGGTTGGATTAACACAAATATTAGACTCAGCAGCAGTGTTCTCGACAGCCTCGTTATCCAGCTAGCACGTCTTGCTGAACGCGATGTAAGCTTCGCACATCCATACCTTGAAGCACTAATTCCAGGAGGTCACCGTGTAGCTGCAACCTTCTCAAGAGAGATTAGTAGGCATGGCTCCTCAATAGTTATCCGCAAGCATAGGGAGGAGCCTATTCCTCTACCACACCTTGTTAGGACACGATTCCTCTCGCCACTCGCTGCTGCCTACTTGTGGTACTTACTGCTTCACAAACCAGCAATATTGGTCATAGGGCCAACGGCTTCAGGTAAGACAACATTGTTGCAAGCATTATTGCTTCTAATACCGCCATACTATCGCGTTGTAACTATTGAAGATACACCTGAACTTAACCTTGCACACCATCCCCACTGGGATAGTCTAGTAACACGCTATGCCTACAGCAGCCTTGAAGGCGAAGACATAGACATGTATAAATTGTCAAAGTTTGCACTTAGAAGACGCCCCGACTACTTCGTTATAGGAGAGATACGTGGCGAAGAAGCTAGAGTGTTCATTCACGCAGCAGGAAGCGGCCATGCTGCACTTTCTACCTTTCACGCCGATACTGTTGAGTCTGCCATTTATAGGCTCAGAGCTAGACCTATAAGCATTGATGACGGATTCCTGCAGCTCTTGTGGAACATAGTTGTTGTCCATAGGGTTAGACTCCCAAGCGGTGTTGAAGCAAGACGAGTAGTAGAGATAGTCGAGATAAAGCCAGCTGCCTCGGGAATAGAAATAGAGAAACTCTTCACGTGGAATAGCAGCAGTGATACACACAGCCCAGAGAGCCTTGACGAACTCCTAGCAAGGAGCTACAGGTTAAAGCTCATAGCTAAGACAAGAGGATTAAGCCTAGATAGCTTAGCTGCTGAGCTTGAAGAGCTTGTAAAGCTCATAGAAAGTTGCTACACGTGCAGCTTTTCAGAGTTTCTTACAACATATACAAGTACTATAGTTCGAAGATGCTAG